cgacatctagtagacaaaataatgcaaaacacacaaacacaaatcaaccaccatcatcaaatatAAAGAAGCCGCAAAACAGCAaccccttcagacgaaaagcagacaACCTATCCATTAAATAACTtggaagaagaggtgcttgcccctgctttcgaagaggaAGAGGAAAGATGAATACCCGAAGTCATAAATTTACTCGTTTCATTGTAGATTTCCTCCACCACTTCCTCATCCGATTCCTCCCTGTCACTTGACCGATTCTTCTCCACTCGACCCACAGTagtacctccctgattaccattATCGTCCTTTAGAACATCAAACGGGTTAGATGTTGACACCGGATTCTGAACCGGACTCTTTGATGACGCTTTCGGTTTAGGGTTGACAACTGGCCTGTAAACTACCTTTGGCTTCTGGTTTTTCATATGAAGCCCTTGATTATTTGGTTTCTTCTTTTTGGCTCCTACCACCTGAAAATCATCCTTATCCTTCTTCTCAGTATCCCCATTCGAATTTTCCTGCGGGTTCTGAGGACACGAGTGATCCTCATGACCGAAGACACAACAAGAAGA
The sequence above is drawn from the Helianthus annuus cultivar XRQ/B chromosome 12, HanXRQr2.0-SUNRISE, whole genome shotgun sequence genome and encodes:
- the LOC118485121 gene encoding uncharacterized protein LOC118485121 — translated: MNAHGFFFFKFTTKEGMDQMLEDGPWMIRNVPIILKEWSASIKLVKEDLKAIPVWVKMHDVPLAAFTEDGLSLLASKIGVPIMLDSYTATMCAESWGRSSYARALIEVQAGVELKKSVTVAIPSLDGLSHSKVEVKIEYDWEPLRCSSCCVFGHEDHSCPQNPQENSNGDTEKKDKDDFQVVGAKKKKPNNQGLHMKNQKPKVVYRPVVNPKPKASSKSPVQNPVSTSNPFDVLKDDNGNQGGTTVGRVEKNRSSDREESDEEVVEEIYNETSKFMTSGIHLSSSSSKAGASTSSSKLFNG